CAAAAGAGCGGAATATTGTCTCAATGTAGAGGGACTCCTCTGCAGAGCTGCTCTGTACCCCGAAGATCCTCTTGAACTCATGTAGGTGCAGGGCACCGCTGGGACATTCCTTCATGAAAATGATGCACAGGTCCTGGATCTGTTGCAGGTCCATCTCCTCACTGTGGCTCTCCTCTTGTCCCATGGCCTCCTGGATGACTTTGGTCAAATATGTGGCTATGTATTAAAGTTTGGATCTATGAGTCTGCAGTTGACGAAGGCATCTGCTCAAAACTGAAGAGCTTTGCACGACTGTGCAGCAGCTCTCTGAGCAGGCAAAG
The DNA window shown above is from Plectropomus leopardus isolate mb unplaced genomic scaffold, YSFRI_Pleo_2.0 unplaced_scaffold20104, whole genome shotgun sequence and carries:
- the LOC121965458 gene encoding guanylyl cyclase-activating protein 2-like, which translates into the protein MGQEESHSEEMDLQQIQDLCIIFMKECPSGALHLHEFKRIFGVQSSSAEESLYIETIFRSFDTNRDNTLDFLEYIAALHLILRGNIEDRLKWSFKMYDKDGNGKLDRQEVKRIIRLMCQM